GGGCTGCGCCTGACGCACGCGGTTCCAGCCCATCTGCGGCACCTTGTAGCGGCTGCCATCCGGCTGCAACTGGCCATCCAGCTGGAAACGCCGCACGCGGCCGGGGATCAAGCCCAGGCCCGGCGTGTCCTGCTCTTCGCTGTGGTCCAGCAGCATCTGCATGCCCACGCAGACGCCCATCAGCGGCTTGCTGACGGCGGCTTCGAGCACCGCTTGCTGGAGGCCGGAATCCTTGAGCTCGCGCATGCAGTCGCGCATGGCGCCCTGCCCCGGCAGCACCACGCGCTCGGCGGCGCGCACGGCCTCGGGCTCGGAGGTGATCACCACCTCCAGCCCGGAGTCCTGCGCCACATGCAGCACGGCCTGCGAAACCGAACGCAGATTGCCCATGCCGTAGTCGACAACCGCAACAGTCCGCTTCATGTCAAAGACTGCCCTTGGTCGAGGGGATCACGCCCAGCGAGCGCGGGTCCAGGGTCAGGGCCATGCGCAGCGCGCGGCCGAAGGCCTTGAAGATGGTTTCACACTGATGGTGGGCGTTATGCCCCTTGAGATTGTCCACATGCAGGGACACCAGGGCATGGTTGACAAAGCCCTGGAAGAATTCAAACGCCAGCTGGGTGTCGAACGCACCAATCGAGCCGGCGGTAAATTTCACATCCATGGCCAGGCCGGGGCGACCCGAGAAATCCACCACCACGCGCGACAGCGCCTCGTCCAGCGGCACATAGCTGTGGCCATAGCGCGTCAGGCCCTTCTTGTCGCCGACCGCCTGGGCCACCGCCAGGCCCAGGGTGATGCCCACGTCT
This region of Paucibacter aquatile genomic DNA includes:
- the hisH gene encoding imidazole glycerol phosphate synthase subunit HisH is translated as MKRTVAVVDYGMGNLRSVSQAVLHVAQDSGLEVVITSEPEAVRAAERVVLPGQGAMRDCMRELKDSGLQQAVLEAAVSKPLMGVCVGMQMLLDHSEEQDTPGLGLIPGRVRRFQLDGQLQPDGSRYKVPQMGWNRVRQAQPHALWAGIPDESWFYFVHSFYAAPLDARHSAGETDYGLRFTCAIARDNIFATQFHPEKSAALGLALYRNFLHWKP
- the hisB gene encoding imidazoleglycerol-phosphate dehydratase HisB, with product MTSTDLVLSPTPAARIAEVSRNTKETQIRVRVNLDGTGEARLNTGIGFFDHMLDQIARHGLIDLEIEAKGDLHIDGHHTVEDVGITLGLAVAQAVGDKKGLTRYGHSYVPLDEALSRVVVDFSGRPGLAMDVKFTAGSIGAFDTQLAFEFFQGFVNHALVSLHVDNLKGHNAHHQCETIFKAFGRALRMALTLDPRSLGVIPSTKGSL